A window of Clostridium taeniosporum genomic DNA:
TCCTATTCTATTAATTTCTGAAGTTAATTGATTAATTTCTTTTTGTATCTCTGCTCTATCAGTATCTGTGTTAGTACTATTAGAAGCTTGAACTGCTAATTCTCTCATTCTTTGAAGTGTACTATGAGTTTCATTTAAAGCACCTTCTGCAGTTTGAATTAAAGAAATCCCATCTTGTGCATTTCTTGAAGCTTGATCTAAACCTCTGATTTGACCTCTCATTTTTTCAGAGATTGCAAGACCTGCTGCATCATCTCCAGCTCTGTTTATTCTTAAACCTGAGCTTAATTTTTCCATTGATTTTCCACTGTTGACAGTATTCATTGCCATGTTTCTGTGAGCGTTCATTGCGTTCATATTGTGATTGATTATCATAATAAAATACCTCCTTGAATTTTAAAGTGGACATCCTTTTCCACCGTAATTTGTTTTTTATATTTATAGAAACCCTTACGGGATAACTAACATTATTTAGTTGAGAATTGAGAGTGGAGAGTGAGTTGATAATTTTTCTGTGAAAAATTTTAAATTTACAAATTGAAGTTTTTCTTTAGAAAAACCTCCTAAACTCTCAATTCTCCACTCTCCACTCCCCGCGTTGCTGGACATTTATTTGAAATCAAAAAAAGAGCGATCTTCATTAAAACTTAGCTTCCTGCTAATATTTAATGAAAATCACTCTTCCTGAGCTTGTACTATTATTTAATTTTGTTTTATGCTTTAATCTGTCCAGCTTTGCTTATTCGTATATGAACACTTTGCTAGAACATAACATAATTTTAAAACAAGTTTAAAATATTATTTACATCTTTTTTCGTATACTTCGCCTCTTACGATTTCAATTTCTCTTGGTGCATCAATGGCAAGTCTTAGATTGCCCTCATCAGTCTTTACTACTGCTACCTTTATTTTGTTGTCTATTACTATATATTCACCTGGCTTACGGCCTAAAACTAACATTTAACACAGTCCCCCTAACGCTTGTCGTATAAATAAAAATAGGAGAAACACACCCTATATAACTTAGCTTCCTGCTAAACTTAATAGGTTATATGCTCCTCCTGAGTACCTTCATTGCTTCTTGCAATAAAAGCATTTTAAATTTAAAGTAAAATAACTTCTTGTTATTTTATAAGACAAGCCTCTTCCTGAGACATCTAAATTCATCCTGAATATCTTATATTTATATTATCGTAAGATTTATTATCCACTTTATACTTAATTTAAATATTTTTTCTAAGAGCATAAATAACTTTTATGTAAATTTATTTATTATCTGTAACTCACTCCTTTTAATTATAGCATATATATGGTTTTCTTCAATAAAATTCTAATTTTATTCTTATTAATTTAAGATAATAAAAAAGAATTACTTAATTCATAAAATTAAATAATTCTTTTTAACAGTTTTAAATAATCCTTACATTATATAATTAATAAAATAAATTATCTTTAATATTCTTTTTTACATAAATAAATCTTATGTTATTCACATTATTTATTCCTACTAAAATTTTAATATAATCAACAGTTATAATATTATTTAATTAACATCACATATTTTGTTCATTAAATCATTAATAATTTCTTTCTTAATACATTATTTATTCTTATTAAAATTTAAACATAATAAAAAACCTAACCTTTTTATTTAGTTCATAAACATCCTATACTAAATTCATTTAATTGTGAATATTTTTGAAACATTTCACTCTTTGTTTTTTACTAAACTCTTTTATGATCTTTAAATTATCAAAGTTATTAACATTATCAACAACATGTTGTGGATAACTTCATGCTAGTTACTCAACATATTGTGTAGTCAATAAATTTTTATGGGAATTAAGCTCATTATTTATTACGCTTTTTTGTCATATGCTGTCCTTCATAATAGAACAAGCCTACTAGTCCACGAATCATAGTTTATTTTTAATTTATTTTTAAAAGAAATTCAAACTATAAAGAAATTAATTATTTCATCTCTTCTTATAATCTATATATTGACATCTTGTTTACTTTTTTATAATTTAACTCTAGATTAATATCCTAATTAATACATATTTCACATTAATAATTAAAATTCTTACATATTACAAAGCAATTATATTAACAAAATTTTAATAACATTTCTTGAAGTTCCATAAACTTCATTTAATAAATCATAATTTCAAACTCTTAATAGATCATAACTTTCAGATTTTCTTAGATGGTTAATTATTTAATCAATATCTGAAAAGTCTATATCTTTATACTGTTGTATCAATTATATTACTAAAATTTAATTATTTAATATCTAAAATATCCTTTATTACCTCTCCTGCAATTATCATTCCTGCAACAGGTGGTACAAAAGATATACTACCTGGTATTTGTCTTTTACTAGCACATTTTTTAGTGCCTCCTGTACAAACACAACCAGTTTTACAAGTAACTACATCTTCTGCTTTAGGCTTTAAAGGTAATTCTTCTGAGTATACAACCTTTAATTTTTCTACTCCTCTTTTTCTTAATTCATATCTCATTACTTTAGCTAATGGACAAACTTTTGTTTTAAAAACATCTGTAACTTTAAATTGAGTAGGATCTAATTTATTTCCAGTCCCCATAGAACTCATTATTCTTATATCATTTTTATAGCAATATTCTGCTAATCCAAGTTTTGCTGATACTGTATCTATTGCATCTACAATATAATCAATATCTTTAGGAATTATATCAACTATATTATCTTGAGTAACAAAAGTTTGATGAGTTATAACATTACAATTTTTATTTATAGAAAGAATTCTTTCTTTCATAACTTCAACCTTAGATTTACTTATTGTTTCATATGTAGCATGTATTTGTCTGTTTAAATTAGTTAAACAAACTGTGTCATCATCAACTAGTATTAATTCACCAACACCAGCTCTTGCAAGTGCTTCAACAGTGAAACTTCCAACTCCACCAATTCCAAATATCATTACCTTGCTATTTTTTAATTTATCTAAACCATCTTTTCCTATTAACAATTCTGTTCTTGATAAAGAATGTTGTGCTAACATCTTACTCTCTCCTTACATCTTATTTAAATTATTAAATACATCATATTACACAAAAACTAAATTATATACTCTAACTTGTGAATTAAATTAAGCAATTTTAATAAACAGCTTAAAAACAAAAGTGATATGCCACTTTTGTTAGTTGAGAATGGATAATTGATAGTTGAGAGTTTTAGTGTGTATCTAAACAACTGCACAAGTCTAGTTATATAAATTAGCTTCTTATATAATAATATAAATTATACTATAAAATCTTTTTCTCATATTATATCATAAATAAGAGTATTCTACTCAGTTAACTAGGATATTGTATGACAAAAAAGTGCCTATGTCACTTTTTTAGTTGAAAGTTGATAATTGAGAGTTGAGAGTTTTAGTTGAAAGTTGATAATTGATAATTGAGAGTTGGAGTTTTAGTTGAAAGTCCTATGGACTTTCTAAAAATATATATTTTAAATTCCCAAAAGGAATTTTTTCATTAACTCTCCACTCTCCACTCTCCACTTACCTATTCTCTCAACTATTTATCCCATCTAACCTTAATTTAAATTTATTACTATTAAATTCTCCTCTTAGTGTTTATAATATAAACTAATATAACTTAATTTTTAGGAGGATTTTTATGACAATTGGAATAATCGCTGCTATGGCAGAAGAATTAGAGATATTATTAAAAGATTTAAATCTTGAAGAAAAAAAAGAAAAAGCAAATATGGTTTTCCACAAAGGAACTATAAACGGAAAAAACGTTGTTGCTGTTGTTTGTGGAATAGGTAAAGTAAATTCAGCTGTATGTACTCAAATATTAATATCTGAATATAGTGTTGATAAAATTATAAATGTTGGAGTTGCTGGTGGTATTGGAAAAGATATCTATCCTGGTGACATAGTTGTAGCTGAAAATCTAGTACAACATGACATGGATACTTCAATATTTGGAGATAAGATTGGTCAAATTCCAAGACTGGATACATTTGATTTTAAATGTGATGAAGAAATGGTTGCTGCTGCTAAAAAATCTTGTGAAGAAATTTCTGAATTAAATAGTTTCACTGGAAGAATAGTTTCTGGAGATCAATTTGTTGCTAATTTAGAAAAAATTCAATGGCTTGAAAAAGAATTTGGAGCTATTTCTTGTGAAATGGAAGGTGCTAGTATAGCTCAAGTTTGTTACTTAAATTCAATTCCATTTGTAGTTATTAGGTCAATTTCTGATAATGCAAATAACGGTGCACATATGGATTATGAAAAATTCACTCCAATTGCAGTTAAGAATTCAACTAAAATATTAAACAAAATGATTGAAATACTATAACAAAAGTGGCTGAGCCACTTTTGTTAGTTGAGAGTTGATAATTGAGAGTTGAGAGTTTTGGTAGAGAGTCCTACGGACTTTCTAAAAATATATATTTTAAATTCCGAAAAGGAATTTTTTCATTAACTCTCCACTTTCCACTCTCAATTCTCAACTATTATTATTTCCCTCTTAACTACTAAATTATATAGTTTTTCCTATATTCCAAATTTCATATTCACTAATATCAATGTCGTCATTCCAACTCACACCATATCCACCAACATCCACTTTTGCTTGTTCAAACAATAATTTATTTTTCAAATCACAATAAAAATCATCATTTAGTTTTTTATTAAAATCAACTTCTTTAGTTACCCCATTATCAAATAGAACTATTAATACATATCGCTGAGAATCTATTTTTATTTTTTAATTTTTGGAACATTCATAGTTCTTATTTCAAACCTTCTAATTTTCTAAACTCTTTAGTATTCCACATATCCATTAAATCCTTTTGATACTTCTCAGCCCATTCTTTTACCAACTTTAAAGCTCTATTAGATAAATCTCCCTCTATCATCTCCAATGTATTTATATCTATAACTCCAACATATTCTCCATATATAGCATGAAAATGTGGTGGCGTATGATCATTGGGATACATCTTTACTACTATTCCATAAAATCTTGTAATAACTGGCATGTTATTCACCTCATTTACTTATTTAAGTATATTATATCCTATGATATCTTTTTAATAAACAAAAAAGTAAGATCCAAATTATTGAAACAATAATTTAGACCTTACTTTTTCTTAGTTGAAAGTTGATACCGGTACTAGTCTTATGGAAAAATATTATAAAATATTGAGAGTTGAGAGTTTTTGTAGAAAGTCCATGGACTTTCTAAAAATATATATTTTAAATTCCCAAAAGGAATTTTTTCATTAACTCTCCACTATCAACTCTCAACTCTCAACTCACCTATTATCTCCACTCTCAATTCTCAACTATTTATCACATTCTCAACTACTTTTATTTCATATTAAATTTATCCGTAACTTGAATTTTACAACTTGCTGAATTATCATTTACTTTTTTAGTATCATAAATTCTTGCAAGTTTTATCTTTGATGTTCCCTCATTAATCCACTTAGAACCAACATTTTTAAATTCTAATGTATTAGTATTTCCTGAGCAATAAACAGTTTTTACATAAGCACTATTTTCAGATTCAAATCCGTACAATACATAAATTCCTTCTGCAAAGTTTTCCTTACTTTGAACTATGCAATTGTATTTATTATCTTCATTTTTAGTAGTTACACTACTTATTTCATTATTTAATTTAGATTTATTTACAACTTGCATCTTTTCTGATTCAAAGCTTGTACTATCGTTATCACCTGATTTAGAAATAATTTTTGATACTATATAATCATTTTGATTCATTTCTCCTAATATATCTGTTATAAAAATAGTGGCTTTCAAACCATTTACTTTATCTGGTCTTTCCCATTTTACAGTATCTACAATTTTATTATTAAAATCATACATTTCACATTTCACGTCATACTGAGCTTTATCTTTAATTTCATAATTAAAAGATATATCTTGTTTATCTATATTCAATTTAGATATAGATACATGTGATTTATCTGAGTCATTTGAGCTTGAACTTGAACTACTATGATGCTTTTTAGATTTACTTGATTTCTTATCTGAATCATCATTAGATTTTTCAGAATCATTTTTTTGTTCATTATTATTTGCAGTATTATTATTTGAATTTTGATTTGTAGTTATATCTACATTTCCTGGTGCAAATTCTTTAGTTGCCTTAGGAACTTCACTACTTATACATTCTCCACTTTCAGAGAAAGTATATGTTTTTCCTTCAATAATAACATTACCTTTTTGCATTTCTCCATTCAAAGCTAAGGAATAAACCTTACCATTAACCTTAACTACACCAGTTTGCATTGCCCCAGTTGATGATGTATAGTACCATTTTCCATTATCGCTTAACCAACCTGTTTTCATAGCTCCTGAATTATCAGTACAATACCATGTTCCATTATCATTTATCCAGCCTGTTTGCATTGCACCACTTTGGGATGTATAATACCAATTTCCATTAACACTTATCCATCCAGTCTTTATAGCTCCTGAACCATCTGCATAATACCAAGTTCCATTATCATTTACCCAACCTGTTTTCATATAACCATCTTGTCCAAAGTAATACCAGTGACTATTTATATTTTCCCAACCTATAGAATAAGCACTACCTTTATCATTCCACCATCCATTAGAATCTTGTTTCCATGCTGCTGATGCTCCAACTGGAGATACAGAAGCTATAATTGATAGTGCCATTACTGCTGCTGTAATCTTTTTTAATCTAGCACTTTTCATAAACTTTACCCCTTCCATAATTTAAAGATATTTTTTCATAGCGTACTTTACACTATCCATAATTTCAACTCATAGTATTTTTAAATCAACTAAACTTTTAAATTTACTAAAAATAAATCTCTTAACCTATAATTAGATTTAAACTGGTTAATAATTTATTTAATAGAAAGTAACCTCCTTTTAATAATTTATTTAATAAAAAGTAATCTCCTTAATCATTATTTAATTTTTATCTCTATTTTTCATAGAGTAATTTATACTTTTTAACTAATTAAATACTATATTTCTTTTTCATGTTTACATAAATATGAAGTAACTAATGCTGTTATTGGAACTGTTAATATTATTCCAATACTTCCTGCTAGTCCTTGAATTAATTCCGTACCTATTACATCCAAGTTCATCAATCTATTAAAGGTCATATTAGAAGAATAAATTAGAATCAATAAATTTAAAGAGCCTCCTGCGAAAGCTAAAATTAATGTATTGGACATTGTTCCTATTATATCTCTTCCTATATTCATTCCACTTTTAAACAACTTACTTATTGACATCTCATTATTTATTGAATGAATTTCAAATATAGATGAAGATATTGACATAGCTACATCCATTACAGCACCTAAAGCAGATATTAATATTCCTGCAAACATTATCCCTTTTATTTTAAGACCTGTAGTTTCAGATATATACATAATGCTTTCTGCATCAGTTAAATTTACTCCTGAAAGATTAGCCCATAATCCAAATACATAAGCAAATATACCTGCTATAATAACTCCTGATAAAGTTCCAAGTATTGCTGCTAAACTCTTTTTATTTTTTCCTGATATAAGCATAAGAGTTATTGTTATACTTACAGCAGCCACTATAAGTGATGATAATATAGGACTTACCCCTTTAAGCATTAAAGGCAACATCAAATATATAACACAAACTATTGTAAATATTAATGATACTATTGCCTTAATTCCCTTAAATCCACCTATTAATAATATTGAAATTAAAAATAGTAGCCCCATAGCTATCAATATATGACTTCTTGTAAAACTTGAAATCATCATATCAGTTATCTTTCCATCTTTAATATAAAATGCAGTAATAACTTTGCTTCCAACCTTGGTCTTTGTATTATAAAGTCTACTTATATTATTAAGCACATTGTATTCATTATCTTTGTATGGGCCATCTAAAATCCTAACTTTAACCTTTTGATAGCCTAATTCTATACCCTCAATATACTTATCTTCTTTAAGTTTTTCCTTATTAATTTTAATTACTTCTGCCTTATAATATTCAACACCTCTGTTGGCCTTATCTTCTACAAATCCACCTACAAATATGAATTTTGACATATATATAATAGCCAATCCCAAAACCAAAGTTACTATTATAAATATAATATCTGTTTTATACTTCTTAATTTCCACAGAAAACGCTCCTCTTATTTCATCATCTAATTAACTCTTTTTCTTGTCCAATCTTTGTTTTCCCAATGTTTACTTATAACATTTTCTTCAATACTATTATCATCAGAAGCTAATTTAATTTCACCAGTATTTCTTACTCTTAATCTAGCTCCTTCTGGATCCCATGATGCTAATCCAATTGCAGTAACTTCATCACCAACTTTAATATTATGATTCCATTTACCTAAAGATTTTTCTTTATTAACTCCGTCCCAAATATATCCTTCAACATATATTCTTGATACACCTGTTCCATCATCAATATATAAATTTTGATTGTCCATTCTTACAACTTTTCCTTTTACTTTAACAAGTTTTCCACCATTGCTAGGTAACATGCTATCTTTTGTTGAAAGTTTAATAGGTTTTATATCAACTATATTTTCATCTATTAACTTAACATTTTTAGCTTCAATATCACCTGAAGCAGGGCCATTATCTCTATCTGCTAATGATATTTCAAGTTCACCTTGATATGCATCAACTACACCTGTAATTCTAACTTTTTGACCAACTTTTAATTTAGTGCCAGATACTCCAAATACGCAAGCCCCACCAGTTTCATCTGAAACATAAACAACTTCAAAGAATGAATTCTTAGGTTCTACAGCTTCAGATTGTGAAGTAACATATCCTTCAACAGTAACTTTTTGACCATATAAATCTGGTTTTCCATCATTGTCGCTATCTTTTCTAATATCACCTAATTTAACTGACTTAATTTCTTTCCCTGGCATCATCCAATCTACAATATTATTAGTAATCTTTATATTAGAATACTTTTCTCCATTAGTACCATCAATTTCAAAATCAGAAAAGAAAGTATTTCCTGAAACAGCTATTTTAGCACCATTACTTAATTGTTCTACTCCAAGTGTGTTTACACTTCCCTTTGTAACTGGTACATTATCCCCATCATTATCTGCATCCTTAGTTTCAGTAGTCTCAAATCCCTTTACTAAGAAATCAACGCCATCTGAATTTGCTCCTTTTGCAAGAACTATTGATGCACCATTATAAAAACTATATTGATCCTTACCATTTTTAATTCCATCAATTAAATTATAATTTGGTGAATCATAATTAGTTAAATATAATCTATATGGTTGTCCTCCATTATTCTTTTCATCTATAACTTCATCATCATTTATTCTTAACTTAGTTCCTATAGCTTCTAAAACAGAATTCATTTGACTTCCATTGCTATATTCACCTTTTCCATCTTTATAATCTGCTCTAGTTGATAATATTATATTTCCACCCTTTTCTACATATCTCTTTATAGCTTGTATTTCACTATCATCAAACTTACTTGCCTTAAATCCTGAAGTATCATCATCTTTGCTTTGTGGATTTGTAAGAACTAATACCTTAACATCTTTTAAAGTTTTATCAGTTATTTTATCTTTATTTATTATTGTTAAACCATCTTTTTCAGTTAATAAATTCTTAAATGCAGTATACTTTCCTGCATAATCTCCTGTTATATATTGATTAGAATGATATCCATCAACTAATATCTTTTGAACTTTTTCAGGATCAACAACCTTTACCTTAGCACTAGTAGTAAATGATTTTTCACCCTTTTCTAACTTAACAGTTGCTCTTGCATATAAAGTATATTCCCCTTCTTTTTGTGCTTTCCAATTGAATTTAACGTTTTCAGTTTTAGTACTTTCTATCTTTTCAATAACTTTTTCACCTATTTTATTAGCATCATTTATTTTATTTTTAAAGAATTCAAACTTAACATCTTTAACTTCATTTTCACCATTATTAAAGAATCCAACATTAAATTCTACATTTTCCCCTGGTAATGTCATATCAGTATCTACTTTTGCATTTGATAAACCAACATTTAAAGCATCTCCAACCCATACTGGTGATGTTACTGATATATCCTTATCTTCTTGAACAACCTTAACATAATAATAACTATATTCTGGATCTAAAGAAAATTCCCAATTAACTTCATTAGAATTAAATGTTTTAGAATCAACTTCAACTCCACCATTAGCTATAATTGAAACTTTCTTTATCTTATCAGTAGGATCCTTTGCATTTATTTTAAAATTAAGCTTATCCACATTTCCTAAACAACTTCCCATAACTTCATCATTTACTGTATAATCTATTGTCATATCAGTATCTTCAGAAGCATATACTCTCTTTTCTCTAAGAGCATCATATATAGAATCCCTTGAATTATCATCTGCAAGTACTATTGTTCTAGCATTATTAGATGTAAACCAGTTACCCTTATGATTATCTTGGCTATTAGTTGGTGCAACATGCCAGCCTTTATCTAAAGCTCTTGTATAATATTCATAGCTTGGAAAATATCCTGAACCTCTTATTGGACCTTCACCATTACCTACTTCAATTAAGTTTACATATTTATCTGCACCTTCACTATAGAATCCAAAATCAGCAAAATCACCAAAAGTCTTACCTGGATGATTTAATTGTGATATTGATTGTGGTTGAGTTTGAATAGTTTTATAATAATTAGGTAAATCCATAGCTCTATTAGTTCTTGTCTCAAATCCTGGTGTATTAAATGTATTTATATGACCCCATCCACCAGTAGAGCCTGACCATGTCATTTCATATCCATAAATAGCAGTAAAATTTTCATCTTTATTATATTTATCTGCTATTTTATGAGCTTCCACCCATTCTTTACTAGCTGATCCATCTGCAAGATTTGCTGCTGTATCATTATCAAACCAATTTGAATGATCTGTTACTGCATAATAATCAGCTCCATTTTTCTCTACCCACTTGTAAGCTTCATCTAATGAACCTTTTCCATCTGAAATGTTGGTATGTGCATGAAGTTGTCCAAATAAATGTCTAAAATCACCATCTTTAAATACTCTAAATGTCCATTCTTTAGAAGTTAAATTTCCAACACTATCTTTAACTTCTACTTTAACTATATGTGAGCCATATTTAAGTTTTTCACTAGGTGTATACTCAATAGATTCTTTTGTAATTTTAGATTTTGAGGTAACATCATTATTATCTAAATAAACTTTAATAGATTCTGTTTTTATCTCTTTATCAGACTTAATTGAAGCTTTTATTGTAGAAAACTCTTCCTCTTTAACTCTAGAATTTTCTGCTGGATTAATATTATATATTTCAGGTGCAATACCATTTGTAACTCTTACTGAATAAGTATCTGTATTACTCTCCCCATTTTTATCTTTAGCAGATATATAATATTCAAGTCCTTTTAAATCTAAATTTTCTTTTCCTAAGGTAACACTATATTTATTACCTTCACCTTTAGTCATTTCTAACTTTTTAAATTCTTCAGTTCCAGTAACTTTATAATTTAGCTCTACACAGCTTACTTCAGTTCCTGTTACTTCTGCATCTATTTTAAAATCGTTATTAATATCAGCCTGATTAATAACATCATGTTTTATGTTTAACTTAACAAATTCACCAATCTTATCAAAAGTACAAGATCCACCATAAATTTGAATCGTCTTATTATATACTCCTATAGTACCTTCTACATTTACAGTATCACCTTTTTTTATATCAACTCCACTTGGCATAAAGAAAACATCTAAAGTTTTATCACCTTGTTTTAATTTATAATCTTTTCTTACTCCATTAACTACCATATCTACAACTGCATTTTCTATTCTTATATATTTAGATTCATATTTTCCTGAATTTAATTCTTCTATAGATGCAGTTTCTGGCTCCAAATCTACATTTTTTTCAACAACTTCAATTTTACTTACTTTTAATTGTACTAATTTATGAAAATCACCTTTTTCACCTGTAACTTTAACCTTATCTCCTTTTTTTATTTCATTAAACTTAATTTCAGTTTTATAATTAGATATAGCTATGCCACCGGTTTCATCTTGTATATAAAGTGTTTTATTTCTATCATTGAAAGAAACTACACCTTCTACAGTTGCTTCTTCACCTTTTTTTACCTTTAAAGCATCTTCAATGCTAATAACACTCTTTGCTTCTGTTGAGTCCTCTACTTTTTCTTCAATATTTTCTTTCTCATTAATAATATTCTCTTTTTCATTATTACTATTTTCTTGATCTTTATTAATATCTTCTTTGTCTTT
This region includes:
- a CDS encoding carbon storage regulator, whose translation is MLVLGRKPGEYIVIDNKIKVAVVKTDEGNLRLAIDAPREIEIVRGEVYEKRCK
- a CDS encoding tRNA threonylcarbamoyladenosine dehydratase; the protein is MLAQHSLSRTELLIGKDGLDKLKNSKVMIFGIGGVGSFTVEALARAGVGELILVDDDTVCLTNLNRQIHATYETISKSKVEVMKERILSINKNCNVITHQTFVTQDNIVDIIPKDIDYIVDAIDTVSAKLGLAEYCYKNDIRIMSSMGTGNKLDPTQFKVTDVFKTKVCPLAKVMRYELRKRGVEKLKVVYSEELPLKPKAEDVVTCKTGCVCTGGTKKCASKRQIPGSISFVPPVAGMIIAGEVIKDILDIK
- a CDS encoding 5'-methylthioadenosine/adenosylhomocysteine nucleosidase yields the protein MTIGIIAAMAEELEILLKDLNLEEKKEKANMVFHKGTINGKNVVAVVCGIGKVNSAVCTQILISEYSVDKIINVGVAGGIGKDIYPGDIVVAENLVQHDMDTSIFGDKIGQIPRLDTFDFKCDEEMVAAAKKSCEEISELNSFTGRIVSGDQFVANLEKIQWLEKEFGAISCEMEGASIAQVCYLNSIPFVVIRSISDNANNGAHMDYEKFTPIAVKNSTKILNKMIEIL
- a CDS encoding DUF2442 domain-containing protein, producing MKIDSQRYVLIVLFDNGVTKEVDFNKKLNDDFYCDLKNKLLFEQAKVDVGGYGVSWNDDIDISEYEIWNIGKTI
- a CDS encoding DUF4160 domain-containing protein; this encodes MPVITRFYGIVVKMYPNDHTPPHFHAIYGEYVGVIDINTLEMIEGDLSNRALKLVKEWAEKYQKDLMDMWNTKEFRKLEGLK
- a CDS encoding N-acetylmuramoyl-L-alanine amidase family protein; translation: MKSARLKKITAAVMALSIIASVSPVGASAAWKQDSNGWWNDKGSAYSIGWENINSHWYYFGQDGYMKTGWVNDNGTWYYADGSGAIKTGWISVNGNWYYTSQSGAMQTGWINDNGTWYCTDNSGAMKTGWLSDNGKWYYTSSTGAMQTGVVKVNGKVYSLALNGEMQKGNVIIEGKTYTFSESGECISSEVPKATKEFAPGNVDITTNQNSNNNTANNNEQKNDSEKSNDDSDKKSSKSKKHHSSSSSSSNDSDKSHVSISKLNIDKQDISFNYEIKDKAQYDVKCEMYDFNNKIVDTVKWERPDKVNGLKATIFITDILGEMNQNDYIVSKIISKSGDNDSTSFESEKMQVVNKSKLNNEISSVTTKNEDNKYNCIVQSKENFAEGIYVLYGFESENSAYVKTVYCSGNTNTLEFKNVGSKWINEGTSKIKLARIYDTKKVNDNSASCKIQVTDKFNMK
- a CDS encoding YibE/F family protein, with the protein product MEIKKYKTDIIFIIVTLVLGLAIIYMSKFIFVGGFVEDKANRGVEYYKAEVIKINKEKLKEDKYIEGIELGYQKVKVRILDGPYKDNEYNVLNNISRLYNTKTKVGSKVITAFYIKDGKITDMMISSFTRSHILIAMGLLFLISILLIGGFKGIKAIVSLIFTIVCVIYLMLPLMLKGVSPILSSLIVAAVSITITLMLISGKNKKSLAAILGTLSGVIIAGIFAYVFGLWANLSGVNLTDAESIMYISETTGLKIKGIMFAGILISALGAVMDVAMSISSSIFEIHSINNEMSISKLFKSGMNIGRDIIGTMSNTLILAFAGGSLNLLILIYSSNMTFNRLMNLDVIGTELIQGLAGSIGIILTVPITALVTSYLCKHEKEI
- a CDS encoding CehA/McbA family metallohydrolase; protein product: MLKKNKKLLALLVSVSVLTTSVVLPSERAFALGDMIGSILNDSSDTKVDKTKSDEAKVKSETKSKDNNIKEENSEDKVLKDKSDKDKTDVNKDDASKGVTDKDKLEGNSETASKDEVNSEKDVNDDIKSKDDSDNKNKNKQDNKNTDKEVNENKVNEKNKEDADKNQENIEKDKEDINKDQENSNNEKENIINEKENIEEKVEDSTEAKSVISIEDALKVKKGEEATVEGVVSFNDRNKTLYIQDETGGIAISNYKTEIKFNEIKKGDKVKVTGEKGDFHKLVQLKVSKIEVVEKNVDLEPETASIEELNSGKYESKYIRIENAVVDMVVNGVRKDYKLKQGDKTLDVFFMPSGVDIKKGDTVNVEGTIGVYNKTIQIYGGSCTFDKIGEFVKLNIKHDVINQADINNDFKIDAEVTGTEVSCVELNYKVTGTEEFKKLEMTKGEGNKYSVTLGKENLDLKGLEYYISAKDKNGESNTDTYSVRVTNGIAPEIYNINPAENSRVKEEEFSTIKASIKSDKEIKTESIKVYLDNNDVTSKSKITKESIEYTPSEKLKYGSHIVKVEVKDSVGNLTSKEWTFRVFKDGDFRHLFGQLHAHTNISDGKGSLDEAYKWVEKNGADYYAVTDHSNWFDNDTAANLADGSASKEWVEAHKIADKYNKDENFTAIYGYEMTWSGSTGGWGHINTFNTPGFETRTNRAMDLPNYYKTIQTQPQSISQLNHPGKTFGDFADFGFYSEGADKYVNLIEVGNGEGPIRGSGYFPSYEYYTRALDKGWHVAPTNSQDNHKGNWFTSNNARTIVLADDNSRDSIYDALREKRVYASEDTDMTIDYTVNDEVMGSCLGNVDKLNFKINAKDPTDKIKKVSIIANGGVEVDSKTFNSNEVNWEFSLDPEYSYYYVKVVQEDKDISVTSPVWVGDALNVGLSNAKVDTDMTLPGENVEFNVGFFNNGENEVKDVKFEFFKNKINDANKIGEKVIEKIESTKTENVKFNWKAQKEGEYTLYARATVKLEKGEKSFTTSAKVKVVDPEKVQKILVDGYHSNQYITGDYAGKYTAFKNLLTEKDGLTIINKDKITDKTLKDVKVLVLTNPQSKDDDTSGFKASKFDDSEIQAIKRYVEKGGNIILSTRADYKDGKGEYSNGSQMNSVLEAIGTKLRINDDEVIDEKNNGGQPYRLYLTNYDSPNYNLIDGIKNGKDQYSFYNGASIVLAKGANSDGVDFLVKGFETTETKDADNDGDNVPVTKGSVNTLGVEQLSNGAKIAVSGNTFFSDFEIDGTNGEKYSNIKITNNIVDWMMPGKEIKSVKLGDIRKDSDNDGKPDLYGQKVTVEGYVTSQSEAVEPKNSFFEVVYVSDETGGACVFGVSGTKLKVGQKVRITGVVDAYQGELEISLADRDNGPASGDIEAKNVKLIDENIVDIKPIKLSTKDSMLPSNGGKLVKVKGKVVRMDNQNLYIDDGTGVSRIYVEGYIWDGVNKEKSLGKWNHNIKVGDEVTAIGLASWDPEGARLRVRNTGEIKLASDDNSIEENVISKHWENKDWTRKRVN